One segment of Herbaspirillum hiltneri N3 DNA contains the following:
- a CDS encoding CheR family methyltransferase, protein MKPAPQNKLDSVKEFDFTNRDFDRVRDLIYKRAGIALAESKQEMVYSRLARRLRATGIASFVQYLDMLERGGDTDEWEAFTNALTTNLTSFFRESHHFPILADFVKTLKEPATVWCSAASTGEEPYTIAMTLCEAYGTLTPPAQIIATDIDTNVLATGANGVYPIERIDKLSPERIKKFFLRGKGNQEGYVRVRPELRKLVTFKQLNLLADGWPLTGQFDVIFCRNVMIYFDKPTQSKILSRFVPLMKPHALLFAGHSENFLYVSDALKLKGKTVYELGAATQRKAGK, encoded by the coding sequence TTGAAACCTGCTCCGCAGAATAAGCTCGATTCTGTCAAAGAGTTCGATTTTACGAATCGCGATTTTGACAGGGTCCGGGATCTTATCTATAAGCGCGCCGGCATTGCGTTGGCCGAAAGCAAGCAGGAAATGGTCTATAGCCGCCTGGCGCGGCGCCTGCGCGCGACCGGCATTGCCTCCTTCGTGCAATACCTGGACATGCTGGAACGCGGTGGCGACACCGACGAGTGGGAGGCGTTCACCAATGCGCTGACCACCAACCTGACGTCGTTCTTCCGCGAGTCGCATCATTTTCCGATCCTTGCCGATTTCGTCAAGACGCTCAAGGAGCCGGCCACCGTCTGGTGTTCGGCCGCCTCCACCGGCGAAGAACCCTACACGATCGCCATGACGCTGTGCGAGGCTTACGGCACGCTGACGCCGCCCGCGCAGATCATCGCCACCGACATCGACACCAACGTGCTGGCCACCGGCGCCAACGGCGTCTATCCGATTGAACGCATCGACAAGCTTTCGCCCGAGCGCATCAAGAAATTCTTCCTGCGCGGCAAGGGCAACCAGGAAGGCTACGTCCGGGTGCGTCCGGAATTGCGCAAGCTGGTGACCTTTAAGCAACTGAACCTGCTGGCCGACGGATGGCCCCTGACCGGGCAGTTCGACGTCATCTTCTGCCGCAACGTGATGATCTATTTCGACAAGCCGACGCAGAGCAAGATCCTGTCTCGCTTCGTGCCGCTCATGAAACCGCATGCGCTGCTGTTTGCGGGCCATTCCGAGAACTTCCTGTATGTCTCCGACGCCTTGAAGCTCAAGGGGAAAACGGTCTACGAGCTTGGAGCCGCAACGCAACGCAAGGCGGGGAAATAA
- the cheD gene encoding chemoreceptor glutamine deamidase CheD produces MSQGQDQFASNVYYDRTFDCDAAKILPGEYYFTHKDMMIVTVLGSCVSACIRDRVTGIGGMNHFMLPDSGDGDSPISASMRYGTYAMEILINDVLKAGARRENLEAKVFGGGNVLRGFIAINVGERNAQFVRDYLKAENIRVVAEDLNDIWPRKVYFFPRTGKVLVKKLKQLHNNTLVNREQDYASKLVAKPVGGAVDLF; encoded by the coding sequence ATGAGCCAAGGCCAGGATCAATTCGCTTCCAACGTCTACTACGACCGCACCTTCGATTGCGATGCGGCCAAGATATTGCCGGGCGAATACTATTTCACGCACAAGGACATGATGATCGTCACGGTGCTGGGTTCGTGCGTGTCCGCGTGCATCCGCGACCGCGTCACCGGCATCGGCGGCATGAATCACTTCATGCTGCCCGACAGCGGTGATGGCGACAGCCCGATTTCGGCATCGATGCGCTACGGCACTTACGCCATGGAAATTCTGATCAATGACGTGCTCAAGGCCGGCGCCCGGCGCGAGAACCTGGAAGCCAAGGTATTCGGCGGCGGCAACGTGCTGCGCGGCTTCATCGCCATCAACGTCGGCGAACGTAACGCGCAGTTCGTGCGTGATTATCTGAAGGCGGAAAATATTCGCGTGGTCGCGGAAGATCTTAACGATATCTGGCCGCGTAAGGTATATTTCTTCCCCCGCACCGGCAAGGTGCTGGTCAAAAAGCTCAAACAATTGCATAACAACACACTGGTGAATCGCGAACAGGATTACGCCAGCAAGCTGGTCGCCAAACCGGTGGGCGGCGCAGTCGACTTGTTTTGA
- a CDS encoding protein-glutamate methylesterase/protein-glutamine glutaminase, with product MKIKVLIVDDSALIRSVMKEIIGSQPDMEVVGVAPDPIIARDLIKQTNPDVLTLDVEMPRMDGLDFLEKLMRLRPMPVVMVSSLTERGSEITLRALELGAVDFVTKPKISIQSGMQEYTDMIADKIRAASKASIRPRAIPHPDAAKASGGEPLPQMRNPLLSSEKLIIIGASTGGTEAIKEFLIRMPSDCPGILITQHMPEGFTRSFAQRLDNLCKISVKEAAGNERVLPGHAYIAPGHSHLKLVRSGANYMTQLDQGPPVNRHRPSVDVLFNSAAACAGKNAVGVILTGMGKDGALGMLEMRNAGAYNFAQDEASCVVFGMPREAIAVGGAHEVLALQAMPGRVLSYLAEHGSRALRV from the coding sequence ATGAAAATAAAAGTATTGATCGTCGACGACTCGGCATTGATCCGCAGCGTCATGAAAGAGATCATCGGCAGCCAGCCTGACATGGAAGTCGTGGGCGTTGCCCCCGATCCCATCATTGCGCGCGATCTGATCAAGCAGACCAACCCTGACGTCCTCACGCTGGACGTTGAAATGCCGCGCATGGACGGCCTCGATTTCCTCGAGAAACTGATGCGCCTGCGGCCGATGCCGGTGGTGATGGTGTCGTCGCTGACCGAGCGCGGCTCGGAAATCACGCTGCGCGCGCTGGAATTGGGTGCGGTCGACTTCGTCACCAAACCGAAGATCTCGATCCAGAGCGGCATGCAGGAATACACCGACATGATTGCCGACAAGATTCGCGCGGCGTCCAAGGCCAGTATCCGCCCACGCGCGATCCCGCATCCGGATGCGGCCAAGGCGAGCGGCGGCGAACCGCTGCCGCAGATGCGCAATCCGCTGCTGTCGAGCGAAAAGCTGATCATCATCGGCGCCTCCACCGGCGGCACCGAGGCGATCAAGGAATTCCTGATCCGCATGCCCTCGGACTGTCCGGGCATCCTGATCACCCAGCACATGCCGGAAGGCTTCACGCGCTCCTTCGCGCAACGCCTCGACAATCTGTGCAAGATTTCGGTCAAGGAAGCCGCGGGCAACGAACGTGTCCTGCCTGGCCACGCCTACATCGCGCCTGGCCATTCGCACCTCAAGCTGGTGCGCAGCGGCGCCAACTACATGACCCAGCTCGATCAGGGGCCGCCGGTCAACCGCCATCGGCCGTCGGTCGACGTGCTGTTCAATTCGGCAGCGGCCTGCGCCGGCAAGAACGCGGTCGGCGTGATCCTGACCGGCATGGGCAAGGACGGCGCTCTGGGGATGCTGGAGATGCGCAATGCCGGCGCCTATAATTTTGCCCAGGACGAAGCCTCGTGCGTGGTCTTCGGCATGCCGCGCGAAGCGATTGCAGTGGGTGGGGCGCATGAGGTGCTGGCGCTGCAGGCCATGCCGGGCCGCGTCTTGAGTTACCTGGCCGAGCACGGCAGCCGTGCATTGCGGGTGTAG